One Psychrilyobacter piezotolerans DNA segment encodes these proteins:
- a CDS encoding bifunctional diguanylate cyclase/phosphodiesterase, translating into MSVISVVNSIKKLKKMSIFQYSLFVLLMISLQIFVADLVNSFGGVKSSLSYLMLLTIITGSFVLGPAGGLIFALTGGLFLGPFMPMNSELSLMQNSPNWIFRMIIYVFIGSYSGAIMNYLLNTINKLSKITFYHTKTNLPNLKYFENIALTNYSSDAYFANLKFENYEKTKETFGGNYADDFINFFSKGLSDVFGKKNLATVFYLGGGRFGIIFSSSEINSKFKIFFKTVLKKIRKKEIEYFPSMFIGVAKLEGNNIDILQNSEIARRSAKKNLNHYEIYSEEMKTASHKNFDLLCEIPRAIEKKEFYILYHPKIDLYSGKVEGVEALIRWDHPERGAVSPDDFIPHIEQTAMIGKVTEWVLKTALMDLKKMQLQGMDLRVSVNIPLNLLQNPKLTKTIKEYNKKILPLDKLEFEILERGSVDDFKNTAIVMESLKSMGIQFSLDDFGTGNSTLTCVQNLPLDIIKIDRTFVKDIETNRKNKELVRSCINIGRALDKKIVAEGVESEEVIKILKDMGCDCAQGYYFTKPLTYNKFLNWYKTYTDLR; encoded by the coding sequence ATGAGTGTTATTTCAGTGGTTAATTCTATTAAAAAGTTGAAAAAAATGAGTATTTTCCAGTATTCACTTTTTGTCTTATTGATGATATCGTTGCAGATTTTTGTAGCTGACTTAGTCAATTCATTTGGAGGTGTAAAATCTTCATTATCATACCTGATGCTTTTGACAATAATAACGGGATCCTTTGTTTTAGGACCCGCAGGAGGTCTTATATTTGCTTTAACAGGAGGTTTGTTTTTAGGTCCCTTTATGCCGATGAATTCAGAGTTGTCATTGATGCAAAATTCCCCTAACTGGATTTTCAGGATGATTATTTATGTGTTTATAGGAAGTTATTCGGGGGCTATTATGAATTACCTTTTAAACACCATCAATAAGCTGAGTAAAATTACTTTCTATCATACAAAAACTAACCTGCCGAATCTAAAATATTTTGAAAATATTGCTCTTACAAATTATTCTTCCGATGCTTATTTTGCTAATTTAAAATTTGAAAATTACGAAAAAACAAAAGAAACCTTTGGGGGAAATTATGCCGATGATTTCATAAACTTTTTTTCTAAGGGTTTAAGTGATGTTTTTGGTAAAAAAAATCTTGCCACAGTTTTTTATTTGGGAGGGGGCAGATTTGGGATTATTTTTTCCAGTTCAGAAATTAACAGTAAATTTAAAATTTTTTTTAAAACAGTTTTAAAAAAAATAAGAAAAAAAGAGATCGAATATTTCCCCAGCATGTTTATTGGGGTAGCCAAACTTGAGGGAAATAATATAGATATCCTTCAAAATTCCGAAATTGCAAGACGATCTGCTAAAAAAAATCTAAACCATTACGAAATTTATTCCGAAGAAATGAAAACAGCATCCCATAAAAACTTTGACCTTCTATGTGAAATTCCAAGGGCTATAGAAAAAAAAGAGTTTTATATATTATATCATCCAAAAATTGATCTTTATTCTGGAAAAGTAGAGGGGGTAGAAGCATTGATAAGATGGGATCATCCTGAAAGAGGAGCAGTCTCCCCCGATGATTTTATTCCCCATATAGAACAGACAGCAATGATAGGTAAGGTAACTGAATGGGTATTAAAAACTGCACTCATGGATTTAAAAAAGATGCAGTTACAGGGAATGGATCTAAGGGTCTCTGTAAATATTCCTTTAAACCTTTTACAAAACCCTAAATTAACCAAAACTATCAAAGAGTATAATAAAAAAATATTACCTTTAGATAAATTAGAATTTGAGATCCTTGAAAGAGGCAGTGTAGATGATTTTAAAAATACAGCTATTGTAATGGAATCTCTAAAAAGTATGGGTATTCAATTTTCATTGGATGATTTTGGAACTGGGAATTCTACCCTGACATGCGTTCAAAATCTTCCCTTGGATATAATAAAAATTGACAGAACCTTTGTAAAAGATATTGAAACCAACCGAAAAAATAAAGAACTTGTCCGTTCTTGTATAAATATCGGACGGGCTCTGGATAAAAAAATAGTCGCAGAGGGAGTGGAAAGCGAAGAAGTGATCAAAATTTTAAAAGACATGGGCTGTGACTGTGCACAGGGATATTACTTTACAAAACCCCTTACATATAATAAATTTTTAAATTGGTATAAGACTTATACAGACCTAAGATGA
- a CDS encoding EAL domain-containing protein, whose protein sequence is MKKVTIFLLQIILFLIGVTAYAHDYKSSKIYSKEEINYIEKMQEGGLKIGANIDSLYVDIKNPEDSLAHKYESLLEDFFHIDAEIIIDEWKDLYQNLKKEEIDLLLDFTLSENRKEEFNLSIPIHGEKLYVISNNKNISLDEWRDLSGKEIAVLVDSSYSKYMKEFKKNNNLNFKIKEVDSFHNSKYDYAVSHTGDLFSDGLDVLELADVDPMGIGLAKSKVMLKKIIDKALKYSHKAQLLEMLDNEKTKRKRAVFYKNLTKAEKKYLEGKEKIEILVDSEFYPIFYYDKNKKTYDGIFSRILNELSLLLDTPVEVINLSPEEPWNSMYERFKKGSGDMTIMYFTPERGGMHNFSEPLEYTDMILVSNGGKKNITNMKIGVVQDDISEKIALKYFSESNKIIKFERFGEMIDTLKDGRIDSCVIDNDILSYYHQTRFDLSLEKIKTLEKMPICFAVQRENDTLLSIINKATDGFIDRKGIKNDFFQELLTVSIAKKMEENKRKNLILSMVGLIVVVIAAMTAGSKYILHKNLHKLAYYDHLTTALNRISFEKEMDKINFSRDGGLGMYIDLNGFKLINDNSGHHAGDMILKEVVCRLKKVFKNDLVYRLAGDEFFVFLKDTPLEPGINLAKQALKELKTPMNIINKEFEISVSIGICELDEEVNNLEDFLHRADIAMYTAKDKKDGGIVVATNKLVAQFEEDKNLEKELKKALYTEGIIPYFQPKVDLQTNDIVGIEALARWIHPERGIISPVVFIPLAEKTGLIQKLDFLIAESTIKKLKKWIDQDLVSNDFKGSFNISVKTFEEEDVYEQIKFLLNKYDLPGKNIEVEVTENIFINKLSKMLDELKFLKEDLGASIALDDFTAGHASLRGLSQLTVDTLKFDKSLLQIIKENSEKGKNIYSTLVKLSKDMGYTSVAEGIENVDESDFLKKEGVDYGQGFYFAKPMAEDKFVEFIGKRDGNSLYKERLVEIIRQKQNEIKIIEVYNGAL, encoded by the coding sequence TTGAAGAAAGTCACTATATTTTTATTACAGATAATCTTATTTTTAATAGGGGTTACTGCCTATGCCCATGACTATAAGTCATCTAAAATTTACTCGAAAGAGGAGATAAACTACATAGAAAAAATGCAAGAAGGGGGGCTGAAAATAGGGGCAAATATAGACAGTTTGTATGTAGATATTAAAAATCCAGAGGACAGTCTTGCACATAAGTATGAGTCGTTATTGGAGGATTTTTTTCATATCGATGCAGAGATTATAATAGACGAATGGAAAGACCTGTATCAAAATCTTAAAAAAGAAGAGATCGATCTCCTGCTTGATTTTACTCTCTCTGAAAATAGAAAGGAGGAGTTCAATCTTTCTATCCCCATCCATGGCGAAAAACTCTATGTTATTTCAAATAACAAGAACATTTCTTTGGATGAATGGAGGGATTTATCTGGAAAAGAAATTGCTGTCCTCGTTGACTCTTCCTACAGCAAATATATGAAAGAATTTAAAAAAAACAACAACCTTAATTTCAAAATAAAAGAAGTTGATTCATTCCATAATTCAAAATATGATTATGCGGTAAGTCATACAGGAGATCTGTTTTCTGACGGATTAGATGTACTGGAATTAGCAGATGTGGATCCCATGGGAATAGGCCTGGCCAAAAGCAAGGTGATGCTCAAGAAAATCATAGATAAGGCACTGAAATACAGCCATAAAGCTCAACTCCTTGAGATGCTGGACAATGAAAAGACCAAGAGGAAGAGAGCGGTATTTTACAAAAACCTAACCAAGGCTGAAAAAAAATATCTGGAGGGAAAAGAGAAGATAGAGATCCTGGTAGACAGCGAGTTCTATCCTATATTTTACTATGACAAAAATAAAAAAACTTATGATGGCATATTTTCCAGAATATTAAATGAGCTCAGCCTACTCTTGGACACACCAGTTGAAGTTATAAATCTTTCCCCCGAGGAACCTTGGAATTCCATGTATGAAAGGTTTAAAAAAGGCAGTGGAGACATGACAATTATGTATTTCACCCCAGAAAGGGGTGGTATGCATAATTTTTCCGAGCCATTGGAGTATACGGATATGATACTTGTATCTAACGGGGGAAAGAAGAATATTACTAATATGAAGATTGGAGTTGTCCAGGATGACATCTCTGAAAAGATCGCCCTTAAATATTTTTCTGAATCCAATAAAATAATAAAATTTGAAAGATTTGGGGAGATGATAGATACCCTGAAAGATGGGAGAATCGATAGCTGTGTAATAGATAATGATATACTTAGCTATTACCATCAAACAAGGTTCGATCTTTCCCTGGAAAAAATAAAAACTTTGGAGAAAATGCCCATCTGTTTTGCTGTACAAAGGGAGAATGACACCCTGTTAAGTATAATAAATAAGGCAACCGATGGTTTCATCGACCGGAAAGGAATAAAAAATGATTTCTTTCAGGAGTTATTAACGGTTAGTATTGCAAAAAAGATGGAGGAAAATAAGAGAAAGAATCTTATTTTATCCATGGTAGGGCTGATAGTTGTGGTTATAGCTGCCATGACTGCCGGAAGTAAGTATATTTTACACAAAAACCTCCATAAATTAGCCTACTACGACCATTTGACTACTGCACTGAATAGAATCAGCTTTGAAAAAGAAATGGATAAAATCAATTTTTCAAGAGACGGTGGACTGGGGATGTATATAGACCTCAATGGATTTAAGCTGATAAATGATAATTCCGGTCACCATGCAGGAGATATGATTCTTAAAGAGGTGGTATGCAGATTAAAAAAGGTATTTAAAAATGATCTGGTGTACAGGTTAGCAGGAGATGAATTCTTTGTCTTTCTAAAAGATACCCCTTTAGAACCCGGAATAAACCTTGCGAAACAGGCTTTGAAAGAATTAAAAACTCCTATGAATATAATAAATAAAGAATTTGAAATAAGTGTCAGTATAGGTATATGTGAGCTGGACGAAGAGGTAAACAATCTGGAAGATTTTCTGCATAGGGCTGATATTGCAATGTATACAGCTAAGGACAAAAAAGATGGTGGTATTGTTGTTGCTACCAATAAATTAGTGGCTCAATTTGAGGAAGATAAAAATCTGGAAAAAGAATTAAAAAAAGCCCTTTATACAGAGGGGATTATACCGTATTTTCAGCCAAAAGTTGATCTGCAGACAAATGATATAGTGGGAATAGAAGCCCTGGCCCGTTGGATCCACCCTGAAAGAGGGATTATATCACCAGTGGTATTTATACCTCTGGCCGAAAAGACAGGCCTGATACAAAAATTAGATTTCTTAATAGCTGAATCCACAATAAAAAAATTAAAAAAATGGATTGACCAGGATCTTGTTTCCAACGATTTCAAAGGTTCTTTTAACATATCGGTAAAAACATTTGAGGAAGAGGATGTATATGAACAAATAAAATTTTTATTAAATAAATATGATCTTCCTGGGAAAAATATAGAGGTAGAAGTTACTGAAAATATATTTATAAATAAACTCAGCAAAATGCTGGATGAGCTTAAGTTTCTTAAAGAGGATCTGGGGGCATCTATAGCACTGGATGATTTTACTGCAGGTCATGCATCTTTAAGGGGACTATCCCAGCTGACTGTAGACACTTTAAAATTTGACAAAAGTTTACTGCAGATAATTAAAGAAAACTCCGAAAAAGGGAAAAACATCTATAGTACCCTTGTAAAATTAAGCAAAGATATGGGATATACTTCGGTGGCAGAGGGAATAGAAAATGTAGATGAGAGTGATTTCTTAAAGAAAGAGGGAGTCGATTATGGACAAGGTTTTTATTTCGCAAAGCCCATGGCTGAAGATAAATTTGTTGAATTTATAGGTAAAAGAGATGGTAATTCCCTATATAAGGAGCGTTTAGTTGAAATAATCCGGCAAAAACAAAATGAAATAAAAATAATAGAGGTCTATAACGGTGCTCTTTAA
- a CDS encoding mechanosensitive ion channel family protein: protein MFLIIYIVIRTLFKKVGYISFFKKDKEYSEIILKKIKFFLIFIYIFLILALLGYNGYLIYKNIGVYQNAVSTVSGIPSEFWTGLLVGALKIILVSVAAHYFIKLNSKILDKAQIKSKAYKNLKSNNETIDNFFFRLQKIIKNSIIFLILIYAMNLLFFPERFINNMYVVLKIYLIASGGILLARAATVVVDSLEDLSKRHRYREDYLEWYNRLNSLLPLFRRCLEYIIYVWITSLAMLQISFFSKYVPFGTAAVQIIGIFFITRMVVEILKLFVDKYMMKSENELLNKQRRTLIPIMKSFLQTIVYFIALILTLRALKINPVPILAGAGIFSLVIGMGAQSLINDIVAGIFILFESIFLVGDYIETGSSHGVVESIFLRTTKIRDPNGQLHILRNGQINEVENYSKGYTFAVVEVGVAYDSDLEYVFQVLNDIGKRIKEKNPSVLEELVVRGIKEFGESELLIRTVTKVRPGHHLSVVFELRNMIKNEFDLKGIEIPFARRVVIIKNQSETEQKKNI, encoded by the coding sequence GTGTTTTTAATTATATATATTGTAATCCGAACTTTATTTAAAAAAGTAGGTTATATATCTTTTTTTAAAAAAGATAAAGAATATTCTGAAATTATCTTAAAAAAAATCAAATTTTTTTTAATTTTTATATACATATTTCTTATCCTTGCCTTGTTGGGCTATAATGGTTATTTAATTTATAAAAATATAGGTGTTTATCAAAATGCCGTATCTACAGTGTCTGGAATTCCAAGTGAATTTTGGACTGGGCTTTTAGTGGGTGCATTAAAAATTATATTGGTATCCGTTGCGGCTCATTATTTTATAAAGCTGAATTCAAAAATATTGGATAAAGCACAGATTAAATCAAAAGCATATAAAAACCTCAAATCAAACAATGAGACTATAGACAATTTTTTTTTCAGATTACAAAAAATCATAAAAAACAGTATAATTTTTTTAATCTTGATATACGCAATGAATCTTTTATTTTTTCCGGAAAGATTTATAAATAACATGTATGTTGTTTTAAAGATATATTTAATTGCGTCAGGAGGGATTTTACTTGCCAGGGCAGCAACTGTAGTTGTAGACAGTTTAGAAGATCTGAGTAAAAGACACCGGTATCGCGAAGATTACTTAGAATGGTATAACCGATTAAACAGCTTACTACCGTTATTTAGACGTTGTTTAGAATATATTATTTATGTATGGATAACTTCTTTGGCAATGCTTCAGATCAGTTTTTTTTCTAAATATGTTCCCTTTGGAACAGCAGCTGTACAGATAATAGGAATATTCTTCATAACACGTATGGTTGTAGAAATTTTAAAACTTTTTGTAGATAAATATATGATGAAATCAGAAAATGAGTTACTTAATAAACAGAGACGGACACTTATCCCAATAATGAAATCTTTTTTGCAGACCATAGTATATTTTATTGCCTTGATTCTTACACTTAGGGCTTTGAAAATTAATCCGGTTCCTATACTTGCCGGTGCTGGAATTTTTAGTTTAGTTATCGGTATGGGAGCCCAGTCTCTTATCAATGACATCGTTGCCGGAATTTTTATTCTTTTTGAGAGTATTTTTTTAGTAGGAGATTATATTGAAACAGGGTCTTCTCATGGAGTGGTCGAGTCTATTTTTCTCAGGACTACAAAGATAAGAGATCCCAATGGACAGCTCCATATATTAAGAAATGGTCAGATAAATGAAGTAGAAAATTATTCAAAAGGATATACCTTTGCAGTTGTTGAAGTAGGGGTAGCATATGACAGCGATCTAGAGTATGTATTCCAGGTATTAAATGATATCGGAAAACGTATTAAGGAGAAAAATCCCAGTGTTTTAGAAGAACTTGTAGTACGGGGAATAAAAGAGTTTGGTGAATCGGAATTACTTATAAGAACTGTTACAAAGGTTAGACCAGGTCATCATCTCAGTGTGGTTTTTGAGCTTAGAAATATGATAAAAAATGAATTTGATCTAAAGGGTATAGAAATTCCCTTTGCGAGACGTGTAGTGATAATTAAAAATCAGAGTGAGACAGAGCAAAAAAAAAATATTTAA
- a CDS encoding cache domain-containing protein has translation MQDLKKIGRYFRFTTLFILIIAILVMGGLWVYTSYSTFYRESGQLKEEYIASQKDLIQNEVNKVIDEIEHHKSKTEEKLRESIRERGYEAYDIVINIYERNKNKKSKKEIEQIIAETFSGVTFNKGRGYYFGGRVQDVTLLFGDRPQIQGKKVLDYRSPEGKYIFRDIVQILTSEGEGFYEYMWEHPGDIGNSHRKVSFFKLVEPLNIWIGTGEYYEDFQYEQQQEILERISRVSFGRDGYIFVSNFNGLNLTTGDKKQSQLIGTNEWELEDFRGVKIVQELAKAAKKKDGGFVYYKWHKPSKNQPVDKITFVKGVSGWNWMVGTGVYLDDINDAIVFKRKILKERIIEHIAGISYIIFFLGSLALLLELHVLKRIKSIIKYEENVSEILLNLSMDGIYLENDRGEILDCNESIHRMLGYTKEELLNLSLADLMAENQRKGFSVERGVDLKNSHREVMIKKKDGTLLSAEISTSALELEDEKRQITFLRDITKRKGMEKNLKELSIRDGLTQLYNRRYIFKKLKSEVEKSNENGLPLSISLIDIDHFKKINDVFGHMMGDEVLKKIAVALQENLRDEDHIGRYGGEEFLIILPNTKSEEALKIIERIKTIINQLRWKDDKLAVSFSGGIIEKNSKTSYTKLEEMVDEVDKLLYRAKNNGRNRIEIQK, from the coding sequence ATGCAGGATTTAAAAAAAATAGGAAGGTATTTTCGTTTTACCACCTTATTTATATTGATCATAGCAATTCTGGTAATGGGGGGATTGTGGGTATATACCAGCTACTCTACCTTTTATAGGGAATCAGGACAATTAAAAGAGGAATACATAGCTTCCCAAAAAGACTTAATCCAAAACGAGGTCAATAAAGTTATCGATGAGATAGAACACCATAAATCTAAAACGGAGGAAAAGCTCAGGGAGAGTATTCGAGAAAGAGGATATGAGGCATACGACATTGTCATAAATATATATGAAAGGAATAAAAATAAGAAAAGTAAGAAGGAGATAGAACAGATAATCGCAGAAACATTTTCTGGGGTCACCTTCAATAAAGGCAGGGGTTATTATTTCGGAGGGAGGGTCCAAGACGTAACCCTTTTATTTGGAGACCGTCCACAAATTCAAGGGAAAAAAGTACTGGATTACCGAAGTCCTGAAGGTAAGTATATCTTTAGAGATATAGTGCAAATTTTAACTTCAGAGGGCGAAGGGTTCTATGAATATATGTGGGAACATCCAGGTGATATTGGAAACAGCCACAGAAAGGTTTCTTTTTTTAAGTTAGTAGAGCCCCTCAACATTTGGATAGGCACAGGGGAATATTACGAGGATTTTCAATATGAGCAGCAGCAGGAAATATTAGAAAGAATCTCAAGGGTAAGTTTTGGAAGAGATGGTTATATTTTTGTATCTAATTTTAATGGTCTTAATCTGACCACAGGAGACAAAAAACAAAGCCAACTAATAGGGACAAACGAGTGGGAACTAGAAGATTTCCGTGGAGTAAAAATAGTCCAGGAATTGGCAAAGGCTGCCAAAAAAAAAGATGGTGGATTTGTATATTACAAATGGCATAAACCTAGCAAAAACCAACCGGTAGACAAGATAACTTTTGTTAAAGGTGTCTCAGGTTGGAATTGGATGGTAGGAACAGGGGTATATTTAGATGACATAAATGATGCCATAGTGTTCAAAAGAAAAATACTGAAAGAAAGGATCATAGAACACATAGCAGGGATTAGCTATATCATTTTCTTTTTAGGTAGTTTAGCGCTTCTGCTTGAGTTACATGTTTTAAAAAGGATAAAAAGTATCATCAAATATGAGGAAAATGTCTCTGAGATCCTGCTGAACCTTTCAATGGACGGCATATACTTAGAAAATGACAGAGGGGAAATATTAGACTGTAATGAAAGTATCCACAGGATGCTGGGATATACAAAGGAGGAGCTTTTGAATTTATCTCTGGCTGATCTCATGGCTGAGAATCAGAGAAAAGGTTTTTCTGTAGAAAGAGGCGTTGATTTGAAAAATTCCCATAGAGAGGTAATGATTAAGAAAAAAGACGGGACTCTACTCTCAGCTGAAATAAGTACTTCAGCTTTAGAACTGGAAGATGAAAAAAGGCAGATAACTTTTTTAAGGGATATAACGAAAAGGAAGGGCATGGAAAAAAACCTGAAAGAACTTTCAATCAGGGACGGTCTGACCCAGCTTTATAACAGAAGGTATATTTTTAAAAAGCTAAAATCAGAGGTTGAGAAATCCAATGAGAACGGACTACCTCTATCAATTTCATTAATCGACATCGACCATTTCAAAAAAATAAATGATGTATTTGGGCATATGATGGGAGATGAAGTTTTAAAAAAAATAGCTGTGGCATTGCAGGAAAATTTGAGAGACGAAGACCACATCGGCAGGTATGGCGGGGAAGAATTTTTGATTATACTGCCAAATACGAAATCAGAAGAGGCATTAAAGATAATAGAAAGGATAAAGACTATAATTAACCAATTAAGGTGGAAAGATGACAAACTCGCAGTTAGTTTTAGTGGTGGAATTATTGAGAAAAATTCAAAAACCTCATACACTAAGTTGGAAGAGATGGTCGATGAAGTAGATAAATTACTGTATAGAGCCAAGAATAATGGGAGAAACCGAATCGAAATACAAAAATAA
- a CDS encoding Fe-S-containing hydro-lyase has product MKLTTPLKDSDIEKLKAGDTVKISGTIYTARDAAHARLVKLLEEGKELPFDPKGQIIYYVGPTPAKPGKAIGSAGPTTSYRMDPYAPKLIEVGLKGMIGKGARSDEVKEYIKKHKAVYFAAVGGAAALIAQSIKKAEVIAYDDLGAEAIRKMEVEDFPAIVINDIYGNDLYEMGQKEYNIED; this is encoded by the coding sequence ATGAAGTTAACAACACCATTAAAAGATAGTGATATAGAAAAATTAAAAGCAGGGGATACTGTAAAGATCTCTGGTACTATATATACAGCAAGGGATGCAGCCCATGCAAGATTGGTTAAATTATTAGAAGAGGGAAAAGAACTGCCATTTGACCCAAAGGGGCAAATAATTTATTATGTAGGACCAACTCCTGCTAAGCCGGGAAAAGCAATTGGAAGTGCAGGACCTACAACTTCTTATAGAATGGATCCATATGCACCAAAATTAATCGAAGTTGGATTAAAGGGAATGATTGGAAAGGGTGCCAGAAGTGATGAAGTAAAGGAATATATAAAAAAACATAAAGCTGTATATTTTGCAGCAGTAGGAGGAGCAGCAGCTCTTATAGCACAATCTATTAAAAAAGCTGAAGTTATTGCATATGATGATCTGGGAGCCGAAGCCATCAGAAAGATGGAAGTAGAGGATTTTCCTGCTATAGTTATAAACGACATCTATGGAAATGATCTCTATGAGATGGGTCAAAAAGAATATAACATCGAAGATTAA
- a CDS encoding fumarate hydratase, translating into MKNLDLNKVTNAVEKMCMEANFYLGSDVLDNLKKIAETEVSPVGKNILNQIVTNHEIAQENQVPMCQDTGIVVVFLEIGTEVYIDGDIYEAVNEGIRRGYEKGFLRKSVVKDPLDRVNTKDNTPGIIHTKLVPGSDKVKIIVAPKGGGSENMSAIKMLKPADGIEGIKEFVVETIKKAGGNPCPPIIVGVGIGGSFEKAALLAKESLMRDVNDSSSNPINAKLEDELLELVNKTGVGPMGLGGRNTALSVKVETYPCHIASLPVAINLNCHAARHKEIIL; encoded by the coding sequence ATGAAAAATTTAGATCTAAATAAAGTGACTAATGCTGTAGAAAAGATGTGTATGGAAGCCAATTTTTACCTGGGTTCAGATGTTTTAGATAATTTAAAGAAAATTGCTGAAACTGAAGTATCTCCTGTAGGGAAAAATATATTGAATCAGATCGTAACTAACCATGAAATTGCTCAAGAGAATCAGGTACCTATGTGCCAGGATACCGGAATAGTAGTGGTATTTTTAGAAATCGGTACAGAGGTTTATATAGATGGAGATATCTATGAAGCCGTAAATGAAGGAATCAGAAGGGGTTACGAAAAGGGATTCTTGAGAAAATCAGTTGTAAAAGATCCGTTGGACAGGGTAAATACAAAGGATAACACTCCTGGAATCATCCATACGAAGTTAGTGCCTGGAAGTGATAAGGTGAAGATTATCGTAGCTCCAAAAGGTGGCGGAAGTGAAAATATGAGTGCTATCAAGATGTTAAAACCAGCTGATGGTATAGAAGGAATTAAGGAATTTGTTGTGGAAACAATTAAAAAAGCCGGTGGGAATCCATGTCCTCCAATTATTGTAGGAGTAGGAATCGGAGGATCTTTTGAAAAAGCTGCATTGTTAGCTAAAGAATCTCTAATGAGAGATGTAAATGACAGCAGTTCAAACCCTATAAACGCTAAATTAGAAGATGAATTATTAGAGTTAGTGAATAAAACCGGGGTAGGACCTATGGGCTTAGGTGGAAGGAATACAGCACTGTCAGTAAAGGTGGAAACTTATCCTTGTCATATTGCATCGCTGCCGGTTGCTATAAACTTAAATTGTCATGCTGCCAGACATAAGGAGATAATCTTATAA